The genomic interval ACCAACGTGGATAGTTTTGATGAAAACGAGATTACGATAGGAACCGACAACGGTAACATGCTTATTAAGGGTGAGGATCTCAATATTAAGGAACTAAACCTGGAAAGTGGTAATCTAATGGTGCAAGGATTAGTCACGACGGTAGAATACGTTCCTGATCATTCTGCAAGTAAGGGGAAATCCTTTCTAGGCAGACTCTTTCGCTGAAGCAGCTTCTTGAGGAGGCAATGCTGTGCAATCATTAGCTGATCAGGCCTATGCAATTACTATCATTATCCTTGGTGGTGCAGCCTTGGGATTGCTTTTCGATTGGTATCGGGTGCTGAGGGGACTCTGCAAACCCGGAAAGGCCATCACCTGGATTACCGATTGCTTATTCTGGCTATTAGTTACGCCGATCGCATTGTTTTTTCTGCTGGTGGCAAACTGGGGTGAGCTTAGGCTATATTCCCTCGTTGGGCTGCTCTTGGGCCTGGTGCTATACTGGTGGCTTCTGAGTAAGATTGTGATTAGAGTATTACTCACTGTTTTTAATGTTCTATGGCGATTTACCCTGTTTGTAAGTAGACTAGTAACTTTCCTTGTTACGCTGGTGCCACGACTGATTTATGCGCTATTTAGTGGTAGACTGATAGTGTTTCGTCGTCCTAGATGGCTACGCGGCTTTTGTGGACGTTTTCGTTTTAGCCTGCCCAAGGCGAGATTCCGCCTACCTAAATTATTTCGAATCCGGGTCTAGAAGGTAAGCAGGGATTACGTAGGGGAACGGAGAAGGAATACCCTACGACAGCCAAGTGAGGGTGGACGGGCTTTGTATAGAAATCAGGGGATTTTACCAACGGATAAGGGGATGGCCAAGATACGCATCAAGCCAAGGTTCTTTCTGGTGGTGTTGGTTTTGCTGCTGTTGGGGATTTTGGCGTCCAGTTTTATCAGGAATTATGCCAAGATCCGTCATCTTCGCGCAGAAATTGAGCGGATTGAGCATGAAATCCATGTGATGGGCCTGCGTAATGGTGTTCTTTTAGATGAGATCGCCTTACTTGAGGATGATGAGACTGTGGAAGAGATTGCCCGGCGTGAACTTGGATTGGTTAAGCCAGGGGAGACAGTCTATCGTATTGCAGATCCCTTAGAAAGCGATGAGTAATCCCACATGTTACTAGACATCTGGCATTAGGCAGGACTAGCCAATGCGTGATGGGGTGTATACTCTGTAATTCGCCATCAAGACAACAGGTGAAGACATTTACTACGGGGACCATGGGAATACCCAGACCGACTCTTTGTGGGTCTATTGACACACCTTGGAGGATCCCATTATAATTAATATGGAGCCTAGTGTATGCCCACTATGGCCAAAATCTATGAGGAGGAATTTATTTTAGCATGGCAATTGAAGTGGGTAGCGTCGTCGAAGGGAAAGTCACGGGCATTACTAATTTCGGTGCTTTTGTGGAACTTGGTAATGGGAAAACGGGATTAATCCATATTTCTGAAGTAGCCGATGCTTACGTGAAGGACATCAAAGACTTTCTACAAGAAGAACAGGTTGTCAAGGTAAAAGTAATCAATGTTGAAAATGGGAAGATCGGGCTTTCACTCAGGCGCGTCGAAGAAACCCCCCGACGTCATTCAAGACAAGACCAAAAGGTATTCGAGGATAGGCTGAGCAAATTCCTAAAGGACAGTGATAAACGCCAAAGTGACCTCAAAAGGGCCACTGATTCCAAGCGCGGCGGACGGGGTGGTGGACGAAACTTCTAACCCACTTGGGTTCTACTTGCGATGATATTACTGCCGAGTTTTGGTTTGTTTCGGACAAGCCTTTCGGCAGTTTTTTGTTTGAATGGAGGGCAAAATGCAAAAGCGTGACTTTGAGACCATCAAATGGCAGCTGGGTAGGCATCCGAGGGGACTCCACAGTATCGTGCGACGTTGCGAGTTTGACTGCCCCCAAGTGGTAATCACCAAGCCAATGCTAGGCCCAGGCCAAGTCTTTCCTACTACTTATTGGC from Limnochordia bacterium carries:
- the yabP gene encoding sporulation protein YabP produces the protein MEDKKTQTQVRKKHQFILRNREVLLVEGVTNVDSFDENEITIGTDNGNMLIKGEDLNIKELNLESGNLMVQGLVTTVEYVPDHSASKGKSFLGRLFR
- the yabQ gene encoding spore cortex biosynthesis protein YabQ, with the protein product MQSLADQAYAITIIILGGAALGLLFDWYRVLRGLCKPGKAITWITDCLFWLLVTPIALFFLLVANWGELRLYSLVGLLLGLVLYWWLLSKIVIRVLLTVFNVLWRFTLFVSRLVTFLVTLVPRLIYALFSGRLIVFRRPRWLRGFCGRFRFSLPKARFRLPKLFRIRV
- a CDS encoding septum formation initiator family protein, which gives rise to MYRNQGILPTDKGMAKIRIKPRFFLVVLVLLLLGILASSFIRNYAKIRHLRAEIERIEHEIHVMGLRNGVLLDEIALLEDDETVEEIARRELGLVKPGETVYRIADPLESDE
- a CDS encoding S1 RNA-binding domain-containing protein → MAIEVGSVVEGKVTGITNFGAFVELGNGKTGLIHISEVADAYVKDIKDFLQEEQVVKVKVINVENGKIGLSLRRVEETPRRHSRQDQKVFEDRLSKFLKDSDKRQSDLKRATDSKRGGRGGGRNF